The Aurantiacibacter gangjinensis genome includes a region encoding these proteins:
- a CDS encoding GatB/YqeY domain-containing protein, translating into MLRDRIKTETVTAMKAGDKPRTATLRLIAAKVKDRDIELRTKDVPEDDDAMVIDVLQKMAKQRRESITMYEDGGRTELAEQEKSELVVIEEFLPQQMGEAETKAAIEAIKAETGADGMKDMGRVMGELKKRHGTQLDMGRASGWVKESLS; encoded by the coding sequence ATGCTCAGGGACCGTATCAAGACCGAAACCGTCACCGCGATGAAAGCGGGCGACAAGCCGCGCACCGCCACGCTGCGGCTGATCGCCGCCAAGGTGAAGGATCGCGATATCGAGCTGCGCACCAAGGATGTCCCCGAGGATGACGATGCGATGGTGATCGATGTGCTGCAGAAAATGGCCAAGCAGCGCCGCGAAAGCATCACCATGTATGAGGATGGCGGTCGCACGGAGCTGGCGGAGCAGGAGAAGAGCGAGCTGGTCGTGATCGAGGAATTCCTGCCGCAGCAGATGGGCGAGGCAGAGACGAAAGCCGCGATAGAGGCGATCAAGGCCGAAACCGGAGCCGACGGCATGAAGGATATGGGCCGCGTGATGGGCGAGCTGAAGAAGCGTCACGGCACGCAGCTCGACATGGGCCGCGCCAGTGGCTGGGTGAAGGAATCGCTCTCGTGA